The genomic region CGGTGTGGGCGTCGCCGCCGAACACGGTAACGCGTCCGGAGGACGGCGGGAGCAGGTCGGCGACGATCTTGAGCAGCGTCGACTTGCCGCACCCGGACGGCCCGATAATCGAGACGAACTGGCCTTCGCCGACGCCGAAGCCGACGTCGCGCAGCGCCTCGACGCGGCGCGCGCTGCCCTCCGCGCCGTACGTCAGGCCGACGCGGTCGAGCTCGATCGCGTTCGCCATCACCCCTTACTTCTGCGGCGCGATGTCGGTGAAGATGGTCTTCGGATCGAAGTCGTTCTGGATCATCCCGCCGGCGCGGAACGTGTTGTAGGTCTGCGTCCAGCCGGCGAGCGTCTGGTAGCCAAAGCCGTGCGCCCGCGCGTCCGGGCTCCAGACCAGGCTCTTGATGGCCGGCCACTTCGCGGCCTCGAGCTTCCGGTCGGTCTCCGGCACCGCCTCCGCGAGCGCCGCGATCGCCTCGTCCACGTGGTCGAGCGTATAGGTCCAGGACTTGAACGTCGCCAGCGCCATGCGCCTGGCGAGATCCCGGTTGCCGTTCAGCAAGCCCTCGCTGGTGAAGATCGTCTGCCCGTAGCTCTTCACACGGTAGTCGGCGTAGTTGAGGATGTTGAGCGGGAGGCCGCGGCTCTGGATCACCACGACCTCGTTCGTCAGCAGCAGACCCGCGGCGTCGATGCTGCCGGCGATCAGCGGGCCCACCGACGCGGTCACGTTCACGACGGTGATACGGGCCGGGTCGAGGTTGTTGATCTTGAGGAACGCGTTCCAGAACGCGTGGACCGTGCTCGCCGGATTGTCGCCCACCTTCTTCCCGTACAGGTCCGCGGGCTTCATGATGTTCTTGCTCTTAAGGGACACGAGCACCGTCGGGCTGTTCTGCAGCAGCACGCCGAGCGAGACGACGGGAATCTTCTGCGCCCGTCCTACCGTGACCGCGTCCGCGACGGCGACGCCGAACATGCTGTCTCCCGCCCCGACGAGCTGCACGGCCGCGGCCGAGCCGGTGCCGGGCAGGATGCTCAGGTCGATGCCTTGATCCGCGTAGTAGCCCTTCTTCTTCCCGAGGTAGTAGGGCGCGTGCTCGGCGTTGGGATTGAAGTTGAGGCGCAGCGTCGCCCTCGCCAGCCCGGCCGCGCGGGCCTCCGTGCGGCTGCCGAGGAGCCGCGCCCCGACGGCCCCGGATGCGGCGGCAAGCGCTCCGGCGCGGAGCAGCGTCCGGCGGGTCACGCGTCCGCCTTCGCTCGTGGCGCCGCGCCTCGAAAACGTCTCATCCATGCGTCGTCCCCCCTTGGAGTGTTATTGAAGTTGGGAGCGGATCAGCTCGGCGAGGACCCGGGCCTCCGCGACCACCTGCGAGACCGGTACGAAGTCGGCGCCGGTCGGCCACACGCCGCCGGTTGCGCCGTACATCACGGTCGGCACACCCAGCCGGCAGGGCCCGCCGGCGTCGAAGGTGCCACGCCCGTACACGATCTCCGGATCCGCGCCGGCGACCGCGCGGTGCGCGGCGTGGAACGCGGTCACCCAGTCGAGATGCGGATCGACAAGCGCCGGCCACATCAAGACGCCGGTCTCCACGGAGACCTCGTAGGGCGCCATGTCGCCGATCGCTCGGCGCACCTCGTCGGTGGCCACTTCGGGGTCGTCGCCGGGCAGGAGGCGCCGGTCGACGGTGAGGAACGCCTCCGCCGGCAGCGTGTGCGGGGCGACCGGCTCGAAGCGCATCTTGTAGACGATCGCGTGCCGGCCGCCGAGGATCGGATGCCGGTCGGCCCACTTGAGCCGCCGCAGCCGGGCGGTGATTTCGACGGCCGCGTCGATCGCGCCGAGGCCCTCTTCCGGCGTGCTCGAGTGCGCGGCCCGCCCCCGGACGTGCACGTTGACGTCGACACGGCCGCGGTTGCCGAGCGAAAGTTTCAGCCCCGTCCCGATCTGAATCACGCCGAACGACGGCTTGGGATCGAGCGCGGCGATGATCGCCTCCGAGCAGGCGTGGCTGCTGCGGCCCTCGTTGTTGACGGCCCAGTAGAGCGTACCCCGGAGCTCTCCGCCCGCCTCGGCCAGCATCTTGAGAACGGCAAGCATGACGGCCTGATGCGCTTTGTTCTGGCTGACGCCCTGGCCGAAGACGGCGGGCTCGGGGCAGCCGTACGCCGCGGCGTTGCCGATCTTGCCGGAGAACGGTGCGTCCATCAGATTGTGGTGCTGCGCCGGCGTGTAGTTCTGAATCAACAGCGTCCGGCCCGAGCGGCCGGCGCCGAGCCGCGCGACGAGATTGTTGCGCGGAACGTCGAGAAGATCGTAAACGCCGATCGCCGCCAGTTCCGGGCGCACCACGTTCTGGACGTAGTGGACGAGCTTCGGGTCGTCCGGCTCCATCAGCGTGTCGAAGCCGAGCGGCACGTCGGTCGGGACGCGGGCGAGCCGCGACAGAACATCGACGAGGTAGCGCTCGTCCAGAGGCGCGCGGGCGGTGTTCGGCATCGTGACCCCCTACTTCATCGCGGCCGTCCGCCGATCCGGCCGGCGTGGGCCATCGCGCCGATCAAATTGAGCATGAGGCGGACGCTGACGCGGCAGGTCAGGTCGCCGCCGGCGAGGTCCGGCATGATCTCCACCACGTCGAACCCCGCGACGCGGCCGCGCGCCGCGACCCCGCGCAGCACGCCGCTCGCTTCATCGTAGGTGAGTCCGCCGAACGCCGGGCTGGCGACCGCCGGGGCGGCCGACGGGTCGAGACCGTCCACGTCGAGCGTAATGAAGTAACGGTCCGCGGCGGGCACTTTCGCCAGCGCGGCTTCGACGCCGGTACGATGGATCTCGGCGGCGCCGATCAGCACCGAGCCGTACGCGCGCGCGTCGTCGAACTCCACCCGCCGCCCGCTGCCGAACCCGCGGAGACCGATCTGCGCCATGCCCCGGACCCACCGCATCTCGGACGCCCGCCGCATCGGGCTGCTGAGTCCGTCCCGGATCCCCTCCCGCTCGTCGCGCCAGTCGATGTGCGCGTCGATCTGCACGACGCAGATCGGCGGCTGCTCGGCGTAGGCGCGCAGTACGGGAATCGGCACGGAGTCGTCGCCGCCCAACACGAACGGCACCGCGCCCCGCGCCAGGATCGCCTTGACCGCCGCCTCCGCCGCGGGCGGCGCTTCGTCCCAGTGTCCCGCGACCATCGCCACGTCACCGCAGTCGACGATCCGGATGTTGCGGCCGGCGAACAGGTCGTCGCCGAAGTCGAAATCGTAGTTGGTCGCGTACCACGGGACGTACCGCATCGACTGCTCGCGCAGCGCCGCGGGCGCCCGGCTCTGGGACGCCGCCGTCTGCAGATCGTACGGGACGCAGAACGGCACGCCGAGCACGGCGATGTCGGCGTCCAGCGCGCCTAGGTCCGGGCAGCGGGGCACGTCGAGAAAGGTCGGACGGCCGGCGGGGACCGGCGACAGACGGAAAGCCATGCGCTGTTCCTTCTCCCCGGGTCGAATCCGCCCCTGGACTCCTGGGGAGGACCGGCCGGCCGCCAGGCCGGCTTGGCCGCGGGCGATGCTCGCGGCGCGTCTACAGGCCGAAGATGTAGGGAACTCTGACGATTGACTATGGAGCGGATGCGCAGGGGTTGGCCGGGCGGCTTTCCAGCCGGCGTCGTGGCCGGAGCCGGCGCGACGCTTGCCCTGTTCGTCTGCAGGCTCGCAACCGGCGTCCCGATGCCGCAGGAAGCCCTCACCGAACGGATCGCCCTGCTGCTGCCGAATCCGGTGTTTGCCTTCCTGCTCGCCGAACTCCAGCACCTGGCCAAACCGCTGGCGTTCGCGGCCGCGACCTGCGCCATGCTGATCGGGTATGGCCTCGGCGGCGCCGCGTACGCGCACATCGTGCCCGCGGGCCGTCGATCCCGGATGCACTTCGGGCTTGTCGTCGCCGCGGTCGCGTGGGCCTTCATCGAGGGGGAAGTGCTGGGCGAGCCGCTGACCACCGCCGTGTCGGCCCCAATACTCCCGGTGGCGATCGGCAGCCTCGTCTATGGAACACTGCTGCCCGGTCTCTTCAGCCGCAACGAAGCCGCGAATCGGGCCGGCGCCGCGGCCGCGGCGCCGGCAGGGCGGGACTTGCCTGCAGGCATCCGGCCGGTCGGCCGGCGGCCCCTGTTGCGACGGGCCGCGCTCATGGGGCTGGTCGCGGGCGCCGTCTCCCGCGTCGGGATCTGGGACGGGGATGCGGGCCCGCGCTCGACCGCCACGGCATCGGGAGCCGCCGGCGCGGGCCCGAAGGCTTTCCGCCTCATCAGGGGGATGCCGGCGGAGGTCACCGCGAACCGCGAGTTCTATCGCGTCTCCAAGAATTTTCCGTTCGATCCCGCCGTCCGGATCGCCGATTGGTCGTTCGCGGTCACGGGTCTGGTCGCCAGGCCGCTCAAAATGTCCTATGCCGAGTTCGTCAAAGCCG from bacterium harbors:
- a CDS encoding ABC transporter substrate-binding protein — its product is MDETFSRRGATSEGGRVTRRTLLRAGALAAASGAVGARLLGSRTEARAAGLARATLRLNFNPNAEHAPYYLGKKKGYYADQGIDLSILPGTGSAAAVQLVGAGDSMFGVAVADAVTVGRAQKIPVVSLGVLLQNSPTVLVSLKSKNIMKPADLYGKKVGDNPASTVHAFWNAFLKINNLDPARITVVNVTASVGPLIAGSIDAAGLLLTNEVVVIQSRGLPLNILNYADYRVKSYGQTIFTSEGLLNGNRDLARRMALATFKSWTYTLDHVDEAIAALAEAVPETDRKLEAAKWPAIKSLVWSPDARAHGFGYQTLAGWTQTYNTFRAGGMIQNDFDPKTIFTDIAPQK
- a CDS encoding M20/M25/M40 family metallo-hydrolase: MPNTARAPLDERYLVDVLSRLARVPTDVPLGFDTLMEPDDPKLVHYVQNVVRPELAAIGVYDLLDVPRNNLVARLGAGRSGRTLLIQNYTPAQHHNLMDAPFSGKIGNAAAYGCPEPAVFGQGVSQNKAHQAVMLAVLKMLAEAGGELRGTLYWAVNNEGRSSHACSEAIIAALDPKPSFGVIQIGTGLKLSLGNRGRVDVNVHVRGRAAHSSTPEEGLGAIDAAVEITARLRRLKWADRHPILGGRHAIVYKMRFEPVAPHTLPAEAFLTVDRRLLPGDDPEVATDEVRRAIGDMAPYEVSVETGVLMWPALVDPHLDWVTAFHAAHRAVAGADPEIVYGRGTFDAGGPCRLGVPTVMYGATGGVWPTGADFVPVSQVVAEARVLAELIRSQLQ
- a CDS encoding molybdopterin-dependent oxidoreductase, with translation MRRGWPGGFPAGVVAGAGATLALFVCRLATGVPMPQEALTERIALLLPNPVFAFLLAELQHLAKPLAFAAATCAMLIGYGLGGAAYAHIVPAGRRSRMHFGLVVAAVAWAFIEGEVLGEPLTTAVSAPILPVAIGSLVYGTLLPGLFSRNEAANRAGAAAAAPAGRDLPAGIRPVGRRPLLRRAALMGLVAGAVSRVGIWDGDAGPRSTATASGAAGAGPKAFRLIRGMPAEVTANREFYRVSKNFPFDPAVRIADWSFAVTGLVARPLKMSYAEFVKAAPSVERCHTLECITNETGGDLIGNANWKGLRVRDILGLAEVRPAATAVIWRCADGYVEAVPLAVAMDARALLAYEMNGRPLPAAHGAPVRVLLPNRYGMKQPKWLTGIHVADSNAAGRWERRRLANPATVKIHSAFRVDARDGAAVELGGWAFAGSRGVARVEISADGGTTWFPAALKEALGDNCWQFWSAEWKPPAPGDYALWVRAVDGAGTIQPGRRRRTPDGAEGYHEIRVRVAGRSARRL
- a CDS encoding arginase family protein; the encoded protein is MAFRLSPVPAGRPTFLDVPRCPDLGALDADIAVLGVPFCVPYDLQTAASQSRAPAALREQSMRYVPWYATNYDFDFGDDLFAGRNIRIVDCGDVAMVAGHWDEAPPAAEAAVKAILARGAVPFVLGGDDSVPIPVLRAYAEQPPICVVQIDAHIDWRDEREGIRDGLSSPMRRASEMRWVRGMAQIGLRGFGSGRRVEFDDARAYGSVLIGAAEIHRTGVEAALAKVPAADRYFITLDVDGLDPSAAPAVASPAFGGLTYDEASGVLRGVAARGRVAGFDVVEIMPDLAGGDLTCRVSVRLMLNLIGAMAHAGRIGGRPR